TCCTGGCATTTCCCCACTCAAAATCATTTTTTAAGAATTCTTAAAAGCTATCTCGTAAACGATTAGCAGTTTTGCATCATAAAATTTATATGATGCAAAACAGCGATTTGAGTCATTCTAAACATAGAGTATTCGTTGCCGATAATGGAGGTATCGATATTGGGTTCCCTGAAATTGTGGAATTGCTGAAATATGACCCTTCGTCCGACATGCATATTTCACTTTTATACATTTCCCAAAGTGCTGATTTTGTTTTCAGGAGAGAATTAAAAGTGCTTACAAAGCGCTTTCCTACCGCATTTATTACCTATTACAATCGAACGTTGCAGCAAGAAATAATAGAAATGATCATCAATACCAACACAAAACCTAAAATAGAATTTTTTTTATCTGTAAACGAAGAATTGCAAGTAATGATTTTAGATAAGTTACGGTTTTTGAACATTGATATTGAAAATATCTACTTTTTAAATGCCCGCAATTTTTAAGATATATTAAAATCACTACAGATTTTTTGAATTTGCTTTGTAGTGTAAATCATCAAAATTATCAAATCATGAAGAAAGTATTGTCCTGCCTTGTAGTGATATTTATAACAGTCACTGGATTTGCCCAATCCGCCAATGATAATTTTACAGGAAAATGGAAAACCGAAGATGGTGTCATTATCACCATTTCCAATAACAGCGGCAAATTCTCCGGTATGGACCCCAAAGGTCGTCCAACGCTTTACAATGTACGCTTTGAAAAAAATGAGTGGAAGGGAACAGTAGAAAACCACGAAACCGGTCAAAAGGGGAATTGCGAAATTTACCTGGAGGGAAAAAAGCTGAAAATTATAGCGCATAAAGGCATTTTTTCAAAAACTATGTATTGGGCAGAACAGTAAGCACCCAGAATTGTTTATTTATTAATCAATTTATTCATTTCTAAATTCAATGTATATGAACATTAAACAACTCACACAGGATGCGGGATTAAAATTGAAGCTGTATCTGGCCACACTAGGTGAACCGCTGGACAAAGCACACGAAGTAACCAGTGCCGGGGATGCCGGCTTGCGTAGTGGCGAACTCTCTGAATTGACTATTATTACAGATTTGAAACCCGATGGAGCTCGAAATCTGCGGCTGATTTTTGAAACGTTAAAAGGCAACCTTACAGGCGCCAGAAAAGTAGGTACCCTCCATGATATGCGTTTTGTGTTTTTAGAAAACGATACCAAACTACTTTTTTGTACTTGCTACGACGGTGATTGGGATACCTATATCAATGACTTTGCAACAAAAATACCGGAGATGATGGACCTGATTTTTGGAAATATTGAAGGCTGGCCAGGGATTAAATCACCTACCGTAAAAGAATTTATTTTAAGTAAGCAAATAACCGCCTCCGCCTGGTTTGTAAGCCATCCAAACCTTACAGTTGCCGATACAACACGTTTGGAAAAAATAGGCGCAGGCCTGAACAAACTTTTGGAATTGTAGAGACTTAAAACACTTCTTCGATGAAACGGGAATATATTTTGTTTTCTCAGGAAACCGAAGACTTACCGACAGATTTCGGACAACATATTTGGAGACATACCAAACCTCCCCGGAAACCAGACATTGGCTTAATGGAAAGGAACGGAAAGAACCCCAAACGGTAAAAGAACTTTTTGATTAACATTTCAAATTCTCTAAGATTCAATAATCTTATGTTCTTAAAAAAATTATTTAAACGCACCGCCGAAAAAATAGAGCTGCACGACATACAGGCCATCATATTGCGTGACAGGCCTCTGCCTTATCATGGTGTAAATGTTTTTTTGGAAATTCTACATACTGCTTCCGCCAAAGCATTTCTGAAAGAAATAGTACCTTATGTCACCAATGCCCAAAATTGGTGGGATAATGACAATGCCTGGCTTTCAATTGCCTTTACTTACGAGGGACTAAAGAAACTTGAACTTCCACAGTCCACAATTGAGAGTTTTCCTGATGCCTTTAAAAAAGGAATGGCTGCCCGCAGCGAAAAACTAATGGACATTAATGAGAATGCCCCCGAAAAATGGGATGCCGTTTTTAAGACAGCCGGTAACCATATCGCCGTTTCCATCATTGCAAAAAATATGGATGATCTGAATTCCAAAAAAGCACTTGCCCTTCAGGTATTGGAAAAACACCAGGGTGTTAAATTATGTTTTCAAGCCGATTTTGACACCCCTATAGAAGGCAATTTCAACCATTTTGGCTTTCGTGATGGTATCAGTAACCCGGAAATTGAAGGTAGTGGGGCAGAGCAATTAAATTCAAAAGAACGCCCCATAAAGGCAGGTGAATTTATTATGGGATATAACAACGAAGCAGGTAACTACTATCCTATGCCGCAGCCAATGGAGTTTGCAAAGAATGGTACTTTTGTCATCTTCAGAAAATACCACAGCCATGTAGCTGCTTTTAACAGGTACCTTAAAGAACAGGCAAAAAACAAAGACGAGCAGGAATTGCTTGCTGCAAAGATGATAGGCAGATGGCGCAGCGGAGCGCCACTCAATATGTGTCCTTTTAAAGATAATTCAGCATTGGGCGCAGATGCCACGAAGAATAATGACTTTGATTTCAGCAATGACCAAAATGGTAAGTTGGTACCCTACTCAAGCCACATGCGCCGAATGAACCCGCGTAACAGTAAAATGGCTGTAATGTCGGATGTGAACCTGCACCGCATTATACGAAAAGGCGTAGGTTATGGCCCTGCATTGCCAAATGGCAGCACTAAAGATGACGGTAAAGAGCGAGGACTTTATTTCATAGCATTTAGTGCAAAAGCTATGGAGACCCTCGAATTTTTACAAAGAGAATGGGTCAATAGTGGAAACTTTATGAGCCTCAAAAATGAAAAAGACCCTGTTATTGGCCTGAACGAAGGTAAAGGTACATTCACCTTGCCCGGCGAACCTCTGCCCAAACGCTTTACCGGCATGCCCACATTTAATACACTAAAAGGTGGCATGTATTTATTTATGCCGGGTATAAATGCTATAAAGTGGTTGAGTGAGTTATAGATGACATATGCCCTACATTCGGATGTATCTAACACGACGGATCTCCAACTGCTCTCAGCGGAGGCCAAAGCACGGCTTGACCGCATCAACTATTTATTTGTGAACCATGAGGCGGCTGAATTCCAGAAATTGCATGAGGTCACCGAAGTCTCCTGGCCTGAGTGCTCATTCCAACTAAGGAGTAAGTTGACAATAATTATCAGCCGAAAAGCCCCCCGGATTCAGCTTTTTCGTCTCCCCTCACTCCACGCAAAATCTTTACATTTATAATTTGAGAAATTCAATCAACTCCCTTGCGGCCGCCCGGCCGGCCCTGTTGGCGCCAATAGTGGACGCAGACGGGCCATATCCGACTAAATGTATCCTTGGGTCTCTCGCCACCTGTGTGGCTAATCTTCCGGACATCTCAATTCCGTTTTTATCATTCATCAACTTTAAGGGAGCAAGGTGGTCCAAAGAATGACGAAAACCGGTATTCCAAAAAATAACATCCGCATCGAGTGTTGTTCCGTCCGCCCATCGGACGCCGGTTGCCGTAATTTCGTCGAACATGGGCTTTCGGTCCAGGACTCCTTTTTTCAACATTCCTTCAATAGCAGGCGTGATCGGCAATCCGGTTACAGATACTACTGAATTGGGGGGTAATCCTTCACGTACTCTTTTTTCCACCATCGCCACAGCTTCATGCCCCAATTCGGGCGTAAATTCGTATTTTCTAAAATCAGGAGGCCGGCGGGTCACCCACGTGGTTTGTGTTACGGCAGAAACTTCCCCTAACAATTGAACCGCTGAAATCCCGCCGCCTACAATAATGACATGTTTGCCAACGAATTCCTGCGCATTTTTGTACTCCGCCGTGTGAAGCTGCCTGCCTTTAAATTTTTCCCATCCAGGATATCGAGGGCAATTGGGAGTTTTCCAGGTACCGGTAGCATTAATCAACCCCCGGGCGCTGAATTGAATGCCATTGGTCCGGATGATAAACCGTTCGTTCTTCTCCGTCACTTCGCTTACTCTTATCGGACGAATTACGGGAAGTTCAAAAGCGCGTTCATATTGCTCATAATATTTAGGGATTGCGATATTCGCCTGTAATGCTTTATCCTCCGTGTTGACGGCATCGGCAAAAGTCATTCCGGGCAGATCGTTGATACCATTGACATTGCTGAGCGTCAAAGAATCCCAACGATGTTGCCAGGCTCCTCCGGGCCCGAATTCATCATCTAAAACCACAAACCCCTTCCCGGGTGTTACCCCTTCTCTTTTCAGATGATATGCTGCAGACAATCCTGCCTGTCCGGCACCGATTACCACAATATCTACTTTATAAAATATATCAGGCTTAACGCTGCTTAATTCTGTAGCATCGTTAGGCTGTATGTCGTTCTCAGGCTTCATTTAAATACTATTTACATTATTCGCACATTTTACACAGATTACATGCCACCCTGCAATTTAGGAAATGTATGACACATCGTTTAAACCGGATAAAATATGACTCACGGAAAATGGCTCCAGTCGAAGCCCACACACCCCTGCGATAAAATTTCACCCATAAATATTATCCTCATTCCTCCAAAACTATCTAGCTTTTATTTTCCATTTTTATGAAAACTGAATGATTATCTTTGTAAAGATGGTATTAAAAATCCTCCATCCCAACAACTCAAAATAACTGAACCACTATCAACCCGGACCTTTGTTAAAAAGCCCATTTAATTATTAACATACTTTCTCATGCACCACTAACAATGATGCCTGCATAGGGCGTTAATACCTTCTTGCGTTTATCCGTTTTTTATTACTCACTTAACCTTTAATGTATGAAAATCTCTAATGCCCTTGTGACCCTTACCCTTGTAGCAGCATTTATGACAAGCAGCTGCCGTAAAGATCTGGCAACAGATCCAAATCCACAGCAAAATGCCCAGGTCCTTAACTCCGAAATTAAAGACGGAAAGAAAACTATTACCCTCAGCATCGGCGACAACTTCACAAAAGGCGCCGGCACTCAGGACGACGCGGCTGTTTACAACCATCCGGATTGGGTTAATCGCAACTTCAGCTCCGAAACCGATTTCCTCGCCCTTTCCTGGACCTTCCAGGGCACGCCAGGTACCGCGCGGCAGTTCTTCAGATTTAATGGTCTCAGTACCATTCCTGCAGGCACGACGATCGTATCTGCCACACTGACGTTAACCGGCGTGACCACCAGCGCGGCTGCTCCACAAGGCAACTCCTACTATCCCGGTTCGCCGTACAATTCTTCCGGCACCAACCCTGCCTGGATCAAACGTGTAACCGGCTCCTGGACTGCAACTTCCATCACCTGGAATAACCAGCCTACAACCACTACCACCAATCAGGTAGCGATTCCGGCTTCTACTTCCCAGTGGAATTACAGTGTAACCCTTAACGTTACCTCACTGGTACAGGACATCGTCAACAGTGGACAGAACAACGGCCTTAGCATGCAACTGCAGACAGAAGCTTACTATCGCAGCCTTATCTTCACTGGTCCTCGTAATACCAATATCGCCGGTCGTCCGAAACTGGTGATCACCTACGAGATCTAGAAAATATGACCGGGGATGCTATCAGCGTATATTGATCAAACCAGTATACCCATTCTCTTTTATTCATTGCAGTGATATAAACGCAAAAAAGAAGGCTGCCTCAGGAGTATTTCCTGAAGCAGCCTTTAATACCTTGCCTTCATCAATTACCCCACCATACCAGCAAAAACACGATACTGAAATATCCCCAAATGAACGAAAATAAGATATGCATAGCCGTTTCAAAACGTTTTCCCTTCCATAACGCTGACGAATACACAAAAAACTGAAAAAACAAACGACAAAACCAGAAAACAAAAAAACCCAACGCCAGCAAATGCCCTAACCTGGTATGCAATATGTCTTCTGCGGCATTGATACAACAAAGCCCCATCAGGAATATCATCAATCCGATAAAGAACGTATGTACATACATCACCTGCCTGCTTAACAGGCTCACCTGCGAAAACTCTTTCTTCCAGTTAAAATACCTCGGGAAGAAAACATGCAATAACGATAGCAGCAACAGGATATAGCCAGTGATTTTAAGATGTAGTTCCATTTTTACAAAGTATAAAGGCTGATAAGAAAGGAGTCACCTTGCGTTCTTCTTCGACACTTAATCCCGCCAAAGTAAACACCTCCTTCCAGGTGCGCGCGGAAAAAAAATGAAAGAATCCAATATTATAGGCCATGAAATTGAACGGATCTCTCAGGTGCTCCAGCACTATCAATCGGCCATCCTCCGGCAAGGCGTCACATAACTGTTCAAAGAATATTTTGCGTTCCCGGCCATCTCTGATTTCATGCGCGGCCATAAACAGAAAGATAATATCTGTCGATGCATGGGACAGCGGGACCGCCGAGGTACCGACTACTTCTGTACCCGGATAAGGAGGATACATCTTTCTCGCCCGCTCAATAGATACTTCGGTATGCTTTGCCGGATCATAAAAGTCAAAAACGCGGAGCTGCGCTTCCGGATACTTGTGCGCAAGAAGATGACTTGTTTCGTCAAAACCGGCATTGATATTAACGATCCGCCCGTTGGTGCGGACATTTAACCCATCCAGCCAACGCAACTGATATAACCGGGAAACATCATAGATATACCATGAAACGCCCAAAGACAGTACGGAGCTGGCGATCAGCAGCCATAATAACAACTGTACAGGTACAAGGTGACGGAAAAACAAACCTGCTATCAACAACCCCATCGATAGCACATAAAAATGCCAGTTGAACCGGACAATATTCATAACACCCTGAAATGGCTTCCGCTTTATCCCTTCCATATATCGACTTTACCTTTTTTCCAGTAATAAGGAATATGTTGAATCAAAAAGGCGTTGGCCAGTACCGCATCCTGCCACTCCGGCCGGTCCATGAAGCCAACCTTTGCACTAACTACCGCAACTGGTTTTGGTGTCCATTTTTCCCGTACCCCTTCAATGATCAACACTTCATTTGACACATCATTACAGGTAAATGTAAACGGCAACGGACCAGCGAACCGGCGCGCCTCTTTCCAGTTATTAAAAGGCGAACCGGCAGGAAGTCCTGTTTCCGGGGTTCCCAGGTCCACTATGATATCGACACCGGATTTATCAGACTTCACGCGGAGAATGTTCTCTTCACTCTTCACATCGATATCTGTCGTGGTATAGTTGTAATGCGTAAACAGGTTGCCCATGAACGCCATCCTCTTTTTATCTGTCTCCGATTTTAGAATATACAAGCCGCGCCATTTTTTTCCCTGGCTATTGGTATATCGTACAAAAACACGATAACCTGCTAATACAAAATCATGCCCCATAAAGCCAGGAAACCCTTTCGGACGCAAACGACGCGTTTTTACAACCGCCACGGCCACAAACGCCCATTGATCATCGAACAGGTCCAGGTCCAGCTTTGCCGGCACCATCGGTCGTACCATCGACATAGGAACAGCGTAAGTCAGCACCAAAGAGCTTTCAAAATATGCTTCCACCGCAAATGGGTGGTTCTTCAGGAAAGTTAACATTAAGCAACTGTTTTGGTACGATAAAAGCCAAACTGGTCCCAGTAAATCATTAAGCAAAAAAAGATGGCTACAATCAAATTCATTCTTCCAAACAACAGCAGATCAGGTGCCACTAAAAATTCTATGATGTTCATCGTAAGCACCAGAAAAATCTGTACAACCGCGCACCAGCGTGATTTTATGGCTAACAGCACCCATACCGCCATCAGCCCTTCCAGCCACCCGATAGCAAGTGTTAACAATCTGGCATAGTCACTACCAAGGATACGGGCCACAATCTGTTGATGCCGGGGGACACCGTTATAAACTTTACAATACAAGCCGTTAATTATCCAAACAGCCGCTATGGCAATATTCACATACTTATGAATTCTTTCTTTCATCCCATAGGATTATTGTCCTAAGATAAGCGAAATATGGTTGAAATTGTAAAGGGCTGGACTTCTGTCCAACCCTTGCCATTATACAACTTTTAAACTATCTATTTATTGTTATTTAAACTCGAGCGTAAAAGAATGGTACTTCGCGTTCGGAGGAGTCCCTATACTATAGATACGCATCGCGAGTGGAGTCTCTAACTGGCCAAACGGCACATACCTGGTCCAAAAATTATTGGAAGATCCATCTTCAATTATTTTAAAGTCAGCATTTGCAAACTGATTATTCAGATAGGGTGGGATATAACCTATTGTCACCGGGTTATTTTTAAGTTCGGCGGATACAATTAGCACCACTTCATGATTACTCTCAAATGTCTGGCGCCAGTTAGGACCTTTTGTGCCCCACTCTCCTCCCCAGGTACCTGAAGCAAAGAGAATCTGATTTCCCTGATTATTAAGCGTAACATAATGCTCTCCCCGGATACCGCCGCCAAAGCAGGTCACCTGGCGCATTATACCCAGCCAGTTTCTGTGTTCTGCCCGGAAATAAACAGTGCAGAAACCTCTGTTTTGCCCATTCAACAAAAAGTTATAAATCTTCACCTGTGCATATGCTTTGGCTTCGGGACCATCTTCCATAGGTCCTCCGCTTAAAATACCGCCCTCTCCCATTCTTAGCTGATTCACCACGCCATGTCCACCATAAGCGATCAATGCGGACTGATCTCTTGCAAGAAGGTCCTTCTTTTCCCTCGTCCATATAACGTTGCCACCGCTGGATTTTCTGGCGTCTGCACTACCACCGGACACAGTGGAAGTAGTAACCTGGTCACGGCTATACTGCAAAACCTGGTCATTTATTTGCACCAGGCCATCTGCATTTACGATCCCAGCCTCAAGAATACCCCTACAGTTAATCTCGTAGGACGTACCAGCATTATTCCACACAGCAACTTTGTTGTACTTGTTCTTCACAGCAAAAAAGCCGTCCTTATCCTGTACAGCTTCCATTTTGTCCAACTCCTGGTTGAACTGATGATAGATTGATCTCAGGGAAGTAAATCCCATTTTCTTCTCCCAATCCGTCCTTTCTTCGGGAGACATAGCATTAACTGCCAGCATTGTCTGGACAAAGGCCTGATCATTGGAAAAGCGCAGTACACCGTCTACTACTTTGACCGGGCTGTCTTTAACTATAGGTTCACTGTCTTTGATGCCTGCGTCCTTCTTACAGGAGAGAAAAACAAACATCATTAGTAAACCCATGCGCATCATTAAATTGATTTTCATAAACAATAAGTGGGTTGAGGGTGAAATAATAACGGTGAAAATAAGGACCTGTCATTCAACGGACATCCATACATTTGGCAGGTCAGGTCATCAAACACAATAGTTGTCCATTCAGGATGAAGCATGGCTTTCAATCGGGTTTCATGGTAATTTGATTATCCCTTTTCATAAAAGGGTAACTAAAAGCTACAGTCGATCAACAAACATTTAGCGCTACAAAACTAGCCAACATCAATATTCTCAAATAGTACAAAAACGACATTTCGAGCAACAAAAACCGTCAAAACAGCATCGTTGCAAATTTTTCACTAAATTAGAAATAATGTCCAACTACTTTTTAGTTCCCTCAAATTGTTCAACCTGTGCAAAACCCGATTGCCAATAACTTTCACACAGATATTTCCAGTATTCCAATTTTATATGCTGAACAACCGCTCCATGGCACTGCCTTCCGGCTAAAGACAGGAGAGGACAATAACTGTAATCCACTTTTTTATGAAGAAGAACACATTTCCCAAAAAACTGCAGCTGGCAAAAGTAAAAATCGCCGATCTCAATGCCATCCAACCCAAGCAGAAAAATTTCATCTGTGAAACATCGTACGCCGAGACCACCTGCCGCGGCTGCTACGAAACTATTATTTGCCTGTAACAGATAAGACCAGACCTGACTTATCTTCTGTCTCACATGCTGAACAACCGCTCCATGGCATTGCTCCGCAGCTAAAGACAGGAGCGGATGCGTATTTAATGAATTCACTATTTTATGAAAAAGAAAATCGCTCCTAAAAAGCTGAACCTGGCGAAAGTAAAAATCGCTGAACTGACTATCAATCAGGCAAAACAAAAAGAGTTCATCTGTATGACATCATTCGCTGAAACCACATGCCGTGGCTGCGTTGAAACTATTCTCTGCGTTTAACAGATACCCTGACTGTATCCAAACATGTAGGGCCGGCTCAAATGAGCCGGCCTTTTTTCATTTCTGCTGAAATATTTTTTAACAACAAAAAACGTCAGGGTTTCTGCAATGGAAAAATTTCTGCTAAATTAGAAAGAACCAATTCCCTCAAAATGCATTAATCTATGCTTTCAATAACCCACCCGCACACATTTTCCTTCTATACATATCAATCACATTCCGGCCTCTTATGCTGAACATCCGCTCCAGGGCATTGCCTCCCGGCTAAAGACAGGAGAGGACCATTTATTTAATGTAAATCCGCATTTATGAAAAAGAACACATTTCCCAAAAAGCTGCAGCTGGCAAAAGTAAAAATCGCTGATCTGAATGCTGCGCCTCCGAAACAAGGCTTTATTTGCCTGACCTCCTTCGATCAGACCACTTGTCCCGGCTGCCGTCGGACAGTAGACAACTGCACGCTGTAAGGAAAAAGACAACCATATCGAAGGCCGTGAACTTCGGTATGGTTGGTCCTTTCAAGGATACTACAGACTTACTGCCTGCTTAACAGTTCCGTTGGCGTATAGCCAAACTGCTTTTTAAAAGCAAAAGAAAAATGAGACAGGTTCTCAAAACCCACTTCATAGCAAACATCAACCGGCCTGGCATGCTTCTCCACAAAATGATAATGTGCCAGTTCCAGCCTTTTTTGTGTCAGCCATCGTTGAGGTGTCACCTGATATGCCTTCTGAAAATCCCGTTTAAATGTTGTCAGGCTACGACCAGTGAGATAACCAAATTTTTCCAGCGGAAGATTGAACATAAAATTCTTCTCCATAAAACTGGTCAGCTCTATCTTTCCCGGTTCTTCGAAATTCGCCA
The Chitinophaga varians genome window above contains:
- a CDS encoding Dyp-type peroxidase; its protein translation is MFLKKLFKRTAEKIELHDIQAIILRDRPLPYHGVNVFLEILHTASAKAFLKEIVPYVTNAQNWWDNDNAWLSIAFTYEGLKKLELPQSTIESFPDAFKKGMAARSEKLMDINENAPEKWDAVFKTAGNHIAVSIIAKNMDDLNSKKALALQVLEKHQGVKLCFQADFDTPIEGNFNHFGFRDGISNPEIEGSGAEQLNSKERPIKAGEFIMGYNNEAGNYYPMPQPMEFAKNGTFVIFRKYHSHVAAFNRYLKEQAKNKDEQELLAAKMIGRWRSGAPLNMCPFKDNSALGADATKNNDFDFSNDQNGKLVPYSSHMRRMNPRNSKMAVMSDVNLHRIIRKGVGYGPALPNGSTKDDGKERGLYFIAFSAKAMETLEFLQREWVNSGNFMSLKNEKDPVIGLNEGKGTFTLPGEPLPKRFTGMPTFNTLKGGMYLFMPGINAIKWLSEL
- a CDS encoding NAD(P)-binding domain-containing protein, whose protein sequence is MKPENDIQPNDATELSSVKPDIFYKVDIVVIGAGQAGLSAAYHLKREGVTPGKGFVVLDDEFGPGGAWQHRWDSLTLSNVNGINDLPGMTFADAVNTEDKALQANIAIPKYYEQYERAFELPVIRPIRVSEVTEKNERFIIRTNGIQFSARGLINATGTWKTPNCPRYPGWEKFKGRQLHTAEYKNAQEFVGKHVIIVGGGISAVQLLGEVSAVTQTTWVTRRPPDFRKYEFTPELGHEAVAMVEKRVREGLPPNSVVSVTGLPITPAIEGMLKKGVLDRKPMFDEITATGVRWADGTTLDADVIFWNTGFRHSLDHLAPLKLMNDKNGIEMSGRLATQVARDPRIHLVGYGPSASTIGANRAGRAAARELIEFLKL
- a CDS encoding DNRLRE domain-containing protein, yielding MKISNALVTLTLVAAFMTSSCRKDLATDPNPQQNAQVLNSEIKDGKKTITLSIGDNFTKGAGTQDDAAVYNHPDWVNRNFSSETDFLALSWTFQGTPGTARQFFRFNGLSTIPAGTTIVSATLTLTGVTTSAAAPQGNSYYPGSPYNSSGTNPAWIKRVTGSWTATSITWNNQPTTTTTNQVAIPASTSQWNYSVTLNVTSLVQDIVNSGQNNGLSMQLQTEAYYRSLIFTGPRNTNIAGRPKLVITYEI
- a CDS encoding methyltransferase, encoding MEGIKRKPFQGVMNIVRFNWHFYVLSMGLLIAGLFFRHLVPVQLLLWLLIASSVLSLGVSWYIYDVSRLYQLRWLDGLNVRTNGRIVNINAGFDETSHLLAHKYPEAQLRVFDFYDPAKHTEVSIERARKMYPPYPGTEVVGTSAVPLSHASTDIIFLFMAAHEIRDGRERKIFFEQLCDALPEDGRLIVLEHLRDPFNFMAYNIGFFHFFSARTWKEVFTLAGLSVEEERKVTPFLSAFILCKNGTTS
- a CDS encoding DUF2071 domain-containing protein; this translates as MLTFLKNHPFAVEAYFESSLVLTYAVPMSMVRPMVPAKLDLDLFDDQWAFVAVAVVKTRRLRPKGFPGFMGHDFVLAGYRVFVRYTNSQGKKWRGLYILKSETDKKRMAFMGNLFTHYNYTTTDIDVKSEENILRVKSDKSGVDIIVDLGTPETGLPAGSPFNNWKEARRFAGPLPFTFTCNDVSNEVLIIEGVREKWTPKPVAVVSAKVGFMDRPEWQDAVLANAFLIQHIPYYWKKGKVDIWKG
- a CDS encoding DoxX-like family protein; amino-acid sequence: MKERIHKYVNIAIAAVWIINGLYCKVYNGVPRHQQIVARILGSDYARLLTLAIGWLEGLMAVWVLLAIKSRWCAVVQIFLVLTMNIIEFLVAPDLLLFGRMNLIVAIFFCLMIYWDQFGFYRTKTVA
- a CDS encoding DUF4848 domain-containing protein, with the translated sequence MKINLMMRMGLLMMFVFLSCKKDAGIKDSEPIVKDSPVKVVDGVLRFSNDQAFVQTMLAVNAMSPEERTDWEKKMGFTSLRSIYHQFNQELDKMEAVQDKDGFFAVKNKYNKVAVWNNAGTSYEINCRGILEAGIVNADGLVQINDQVLQYSRDQVTTSTVSGGSADARKSSGGNVIWTREKKDLLARDQSALIAYGGHGVVNQLRMGEGGILSGGPMEDGPEAKAYAQVKIYNFLLNGQNRGFCTVYFRAEHRNWLGIMRQVTCFGGGIRGEHYVTLNNQGNQILFASGTWGGEWGTKGPNWRQTFESNHEVVLIVSAELKNNPVTIGYIPPYLNNQFANADFKIIEDGSSNNFWTRYVPFGQLETPLAMRIYSIGTPPNAKYHSFTLEFK
- a CDS encoding class I lanthipeptide; translation: MKKNTFPKKLQLAKVKIADLNAIQPKQKNFICETSYAETTCRGCYETIICL
- a CDS encoding class I lanthipeptide, coding for MKKNTFPKKLQLAKVKIADLNAAPPKQGFICLTSFDQTTCPGCRRTVDNCTL